A single genomic interval of Ruminococcus sp. NK3A76 harbors:
- a CDS encoding DMT family transporter, with amino-acid sequence MKKNKYKAIIYIILSAFSFAFMFAFVRMAGELPTFQKVFFRNFIAMLIAVATLIKTKTPFKIEGKTNKWVIFVRAAAGTAGMLGNFYAIDKLALSDASMLNKMSPFFTIVFSYIFLKEKLTPFQLLTVIGAFIGAMFIIKPSFANAALFPSVLGFLGGMGAGLAYACVRYLGQHGVHGKVIVAYFSGFSCLVTLPYLLFLGKEMSISQILCLIGAGCAAAGGQFTITAAYTHAPAREISVYDYSQLIFTMLLGFFLFGDIPDVWSFVGYFIIVTMGVLVFLYNNVWHAEEKGEKQPG; translated from the coding sequence ATGAAAAAGAACAAATACAAGGCGATAATCTACATCATACTGTCGGCGTTTTCCTTTGCCTTCATGTTCGCATTCGTGCGGATGGCAGGCGAGCTGCCGACATTCCAGAAGGTCTTCTTCCGAAACTTCATAGCGATGCTGATAGCCGTTGCCACACTTATCAAGACCAAAACGCCCTTCAAGATCGAGGGCAAGACCAACAAATGGGTGATTTTTGTGCGTGCAGCAGCCGGCACAGCCGGAATGCTCGGCAACTTCTACGCAATAGACAAGTTAGCTCTTTCTGACGCATCTATGCTCAACAAGATGTCGCCTTTTTTCACGATAGTATTCTCATACATCTTCCTTAAAGAAAAGCTGACACCATTCCAGCTGCTGACTGTTATTGGAGCGTTCATCGGGGCGATGTTCATAATAAAGCCGAGCTTTGCAAATGCTGCCCTGTTCCCTTCTGTTTTGGGATTCTTAGGCGGCATGGGCGCAGGCCTCGCATATGCTTGTGTACGATATTTAGGACAGCACGGCGTGCATGGAAAAGTCATCGTGGCTTACTTCTCGGGATTCTCATGCTTAGTCACTCTACCCTATCTCCTGTTTTTAGGCAAGGAAATGTCAATAAGCCAGATACTCTGCCTCATCGGTGCCGGGTGTGCAGCAGCAGGAGGTCAGTTCACAATAACCGCCGCCTACACCCACGCCCCTGCAAGAGAGATATCCGTTTACGATTACTCGCAGCTGATATTCACAATGCTGCTCGGGTTCTTCCTCTTTGGCGACATACCTGATGTATGGAGCTTCGTAGGCTACTTTATAATAGTTACAATGGGCGTGCTCGTGTTCCTCTACAACAACGTATGGCACGCTGAGGAAAAAGGCGAAAAGCAGCCCGGCTGA
- a CDS encoding DUF3783 domain-containing protein produces MPLKPCVIYGGFDETEKNKLKSISIRYGILPVCADTSIGNATVKSIINGRPDDTKEPVADAKFILINGVKLSAILDELKKAGVEIPLRAFVTLHSQEWPLNKLIDELERERKELGEK; encoded by the coding sequence TTGCCTCTAAAGCCATGCGTAATATACGGCGGCTTTGACGAGACTGAAAAAAACAAGCTCAAAAGCATAAGCATAAGATACGGCATTCTGCCTGTCTGCGCTGATACAAGCATTGGCAATGCAACTGTAAAAAGCATCATAAACGGCAGGCCGGACGATACAAAAGAGCCTGTTGCCGATGCAAAATTCATTCTGATAAACGGGGTCAAACTGTCCGCAATATTGGACGAATTGAAAAAGGCCGGTGTGGAGATACCGCTTCGGGCATTTGTGACGCTCCATTCACAGGAGTGGCCGCTCAACAAGCTCATAGACGAGCTCGAAAGAGAACGGAAGGAGCTTGGCGAAAAATGA
- a CDS encoding STAS domain-containing protein yields MTLNKSTENGKVLIAVEGRVDTTTSAELGDMLNTAVDETDEITLDMEKLVYISSAGLRVLLTAHKAMSKKGGFLLLKNVNPDIYEIFEITGFANILNI; encoded by the coding sequence ATGACGCTGAATAAATCCACAGAGAACGGCAAAGTTCTCATCGCTGTCGAAGGCAGAGTAGATACTACAACATCAGCTGAGCTCGGCGATATGCTCAATACAGCCGTAGATGAGACTGATGAGATAACTTTAGATATGGAAAAGCTCGTATATATATCCTCAGCAGGTCTGAGAGTTCTGCTAACAGCTCACAAGGCAATGAGCAAGAAGGGCGGTTTCCTGCTTTTAAAGAACGTTAATCCTGACATTTACGAAATTTTTGAGATAACAGGTTTTGCAAACATACTCAACATCTGA
- a CDS encoding methyltransferase domain-containing protein, protein MNVNYLCPVCGQKLKKGEKSYICRNGHSFDISRRGYVNLLTTKGRNPVRSGDNKEMIKARSSFLDTGLYEPLVRKIGQIVSELTAPIKEPVIIDSGCGEGYYTCNYASAVPNATVIGIDISKHGIDHAASRARIKSLDNVSFAVASAFSLPVRDECADVVISCFAPVSNDEYARVLKRGGRLVIACPTEKHLLGLKNVLYDTPYLNEPNSYALNKFTHEQTEELEYDIELSSSEQIMSLFTMTPYYYKTPAEAVERLRRLESLKTEAGFEIRIYKKL, encoded by the coding sequence ATGAACGTAAACTACCTTTGCCCCGTATGCGGGCAAAAGCTAAAAAAGGGTGAAAAATCGTACATTTGCCGCAACGGACACAGCTTTGACATATCACGCAGGGGCTATGTGAACCTGCTGACGACCAAGGGCAGAAACCCTGTCAGATCAGGCGATAATAAGGAAATGATAAAGGCAAGGAGCAGCTTTCTCGACACAGGGCTGTATGAGCCTTTAGTGAGAAAAATCGGACAGATAGTATCGGAGCTCACCGCCCCTATCAAAGAGCCAGTGATCATAGACTCGGGCTGCGGCGAGGGATATTACACCTGCAATTACGCATCAGCTGTACCGAATGCAACTGTCATAGGCATAGACATCTCAAAGCACGGCATCGACCATGCAGCATCAAGAGCACGCATAAAATCCCTTGACAACGTGAGTTTTGCAGTTGCATCTGCTTTCTCGCTGCCGGTGCGTGACGAGTGCGCAGATGTTGTGATAAGCTGCTTTGCACCTGTTAGCAATGACGAGTATGCAAGGGTGCTGAAAAGGGGCGGAAGGCTCGTGATAGCCTGCCCGACGGAAAAGCATTTATTAGGGCTAAAAAATGTACTCTACGATACACCGTACCTCAATGAGCCCAATAGCTACGCACTGAACAAGTTCACTCACGAGCAGACAGAGGAGCTTGAATATGACATAGAGCTTAGTTCATCAGAGCAGATAATGTCGCTATTTACCATGACACCGTACTACTACAAAACACCGGCAGAGGCCGTCGAGCGGCTGCGCAGGCTTGAAAGTCTTAAAACAGAGGCCGGGTTTGAGATAAGGATCTACAAGAAGCTATAA